A genome region from Candidatus Methylomirabilis sp. includes the following:
- a CDS encoding PilZ domain-containing protein, translated as MLGPWLPFPPEDFSQLPAGPGVYALADQQVQILAIAAALDLREALHDLAAVPPLPLRDLATHFCMEEHPEPNRRRAELVAGLRARTGAFPPCNRRHPRFPARLRAWTRPPAEGARRPGVAAETVNVSHAGLMLALPEVPAPGASVALRVETPFGVVEGEGRLAWTETRPQRMWAGVILQRLETAQDALRWEQLIGNLAERVIHG; from the coding sequence GGGCCCCTGGCTCCCCTTCCCGCCCGAGGATTTCTCCCAGCTCCCGGCTGGCCCCGGCGTCTACGCCCTCGCCGACCAGCAAGTCCAGATCCTCGCCATCGCGGCCGCGCTCGACCTTCGGGAGGCCCTCCACGACCTCGCCGCGGTGCCCCCGCTCCCCCTGCGCGACCTCGCCACCCACTTCTGCATGGAGGAGCACCCGGAGCCCAACCGGCGCCGCGCCGAGCTGGTCGCCGGCCTTCGCGCTCGGACCGGCGCCTTCCCCCCCTGCAACCGGCGGCACCCCCGTTTCCCCGCCCGCCTCCGGGCCTGGACGCGGCCTCCCGCCGAGGGGGCGAGGCGGCCGGGCGTTGCCGCGGAAACCGTCAACGTCTCCCACGCGGGGCTGATGCTGGCCCTCCCCGAGGTCCCCGCACCCGGGGCCAGCGTCGCCCTCCGGGTGGAGACCCCCTTCGGGGTGGTGGAGGGGGAGGGCCGGTTGGCCTGGACGGAGACCCGGCCGCAGCGGATGTGGGCCGGCGTGATCCTCCAGCGCCTCGAGACCGCCCAGGATGCCCTGCGCTGGGAACAGCTCATCGGGAACCTGGCCGAACGGGTGATCCATGGCTAG
- a CDS encoding TIGR02266 family protein, whose amino-acid sequence MASSRKAPEPPPQPAGAAKRKYARFEVFLPARCRLQGPDGQPLELEGKTRTVSEGGLLVLLPQALPKGTPITVELDTRTGPAARNGRVVYVGPENTTELGGKLFPHGIAFAKTLDRSFVETVVVTRDARQSPRAPVEVRVDYETAVTGRSVNVSQTGIFVRTAEPLPLNETLTLRFRLPGVAEEFQVQGRVVWSHQEKQGTYPQGMGIRFLDLPAAEAEHIRAFVGRVRRERGVDQVTDLFGSARDGRG is encoded by the coding sequence ATGGCTAGCTCCCGAAAAGCCCCGGAGCCCCCTCCCCAACCGGCCGGGGCCGCCAAGCGCAAGTACGCGCGGTTCGAGGTGTTCCTCCCCGCCCGGTGCCGTCTCCAGGGACCGGACGGGCAGCCCCTCGAGCTGGAGGGGAAGACCCGGACCGTGAGTGAGGGAGGCCTCCTGGTCCTTCTCCCTCAGGCCCTCCCCAAGGGGACGCCGATCACGGTCGAGCTCGACACGCGGACCGGCCCCGCCGCGCGCAATGGGCGGGTGGTCTATGTGGGGCCCGAGAATACCACCGAGCTCGGCGGAAAGCTCTTCCCCCACGGGATCGCCTTCGCGAAGACCCTCGACCGGTCCTTCGTGGAGACGGTGGTGGTCACCCGGGACGCCCGTCAGAGCCCCCGCGCCCCCGTGGAGGTGCGGGTGGACTACGAGACGGCAGTCACTGGTCGCTCGGTGAACGTGAGCCAGACCGGGATCTTCGTCCGCACCGCGGAGCCCCTCCCCCTCAACGAGACCCTGACCCTCCGGTTCCGGCTGCCGGGGGTGGCCGAGGAGTTCCAGGTGCAGGGGAGGGTGGTCTGGAGCCACCAGGAGAAGCAGGGAACCTACCCCCAGGGGATGGGGATCCGGTTTCTGGACCTCCCGGCGGCCGAGGCCGAGCACATCCGGGCCTTCGTGGGCCGCGTCCGCCGGGAGCGGGGCGTGGACCAGGTCACCGACCTGTTCGGCAGCGCTCGGGACGGCCGGGGATGA
- the glgB gene encoding 1,4-alpha-glucan branching protein GlgB, whose amino-acid sequence MRPPPKGRRSARAEPRAHPVRTDISLVTEEDLYLFNEGTHSRLSERLGAHPVTAGGEDGVFFAVWAPDAEGVFVMGDFNGWDKASHPLRPRGQSGIWEGFVAGVARGTAYKYHVVSRYGGYRVDKADPFALYAEPSPRSASIVWDLEYRWGDGEWMATRRSRNALSGPLAIYEVHLGSWRRVPEEEGRPPTYREVAPHLADYVQRMGFTHVEFLPLMEHPFYGSWGYQTTGYFAPTSRYGTPQDFMYLIDVLHQHGIGVILDWVPSHFPTDAHGLGYFDGTHLYEHGDPRQGLHPDWDTYIFNYGRNEVRSFLMSSALFWLGTYHADGLRVDAVASMLYLDYSRKEGEWIPNRYGGRENLEAITFLQRLNEEAYRTHPDILTMAEESTAWPMVSRPTYVGGLGFGLKWDMGWMHDTLEYMVKDPVYRQYHHNLLTFRMLYAFTENFVLPLSHDEVVHGKGSLVGKMSGDDWQKFANLRLLLGSQYAQPGKKLLFMGGEFGQWREWHHDESLDWHLTQYAPHAGLQRWVRDLNALYRSEPALFELDCDPAGFEWVDPHDSQQSVLSFLRKGRSSDTLLLVVANFTPVPRPEYRLGVPRGGFWEEVLNSDAGDYGGSGWGNLGGVQSAPVSSHGRPHSLCLTLPPLAVVFLRSRGAAR is encoded by the coding sequence ATGAGGCCACCGCCGAAAGGGAGACGGTCCGCCAGGGCCGAGCCACGGGCGCACCCGGTTCGCACCGACATCAGCCTCGTGACGGAGGAGGACCTCTACCTTTTCAACGAGGGGACCCACTCCCGCCTCTCCGAGAGGCTCGGTGCCCATCCCGTGACGGCGGGCGGGGAGGACGGGGTCTTCTTTGCGGTCTGGGCGCCGGACGCCGAGGGGGTGTTCGTGATGGGGGACTTCAACGGCTGGGACAAGGCCAGCCACCCCCTGCGGCCCCGGGGCCAGTCGGGGATCTGGGAGGGCTTCGTGGCGGGCGTGGCGCGGGGGACGGCCTACAAGTACCACGTCGTCTCCCGGTACGGCGGGTACCGGGTGGACAAAGCGGACCCCTTCGCCCTGTACGCCGAGCCCTCCCCCCGGTCCGCCTCCATCGTCTGGGATCTGGAGTACCGGTGGGGCGATGGCGAATGGATGGCGACCCGCCGGAGCCGCAACGCCCTCTCCGGCCCCCTCGCGATCTACGAGGTGCATCTCGGGTCCTGGCGGCGGGTCCCCGAGGAGGAAGGGCGCCCGCCCACCTACCGGGAGGTGGCGCCGCACCTCGCCGATTACGTGCAACGGATGGGCTTTACCCACGTGGAGTTCCTCCCGCTGATGGAGCATCCGTTCTACGGCTCGTGGGGCTACCAGACGACGGGCTACTTCGCCCCGACGAGCCGCTACGGGACGCCGCAGGACTTCATGTATCTGATCGATGTCTTGCACCAGCACGGCATCGGCGTGATCCTCGACTGGGTTCCTTCCCATTTCCCGACCGACGCGCACGGCCTGGGGTACTTCGACGGCACGCACCTCTACGAGCACGGGGATCCCCGGCAGGGCCTGCACCCCGACTGGGACACGTACATCTTCAACTACGGGCGCAACGAGGTCCGGAGCTTTCTGATGAGCAGCGCCCTCTTCTGGCTCGGGACCTACCATGCGGACGGGCTGCGGGTGGACGCGGTCGCCTCCATGCTCTACCTGGACTACTCCCGGAAAGAAGGGGAGTGGATCCCGAACCGGTACGGGGGGCGGGAGAATCTCGAGGCGATCACCTTCCTGCAGCGCCTCAACGAGGAGGCCTACCGGACCCATCCGGACATCCTGACGATGGCCGAGGAGTCCACGGCCTGGCCCATGGTGTCCCGGCCCACCTACGTGGGGGGCCTGGGCTTCGGCCTGAAGTGGGACATGGGATGGATGCACGACACCCTCGAGTACATGGTCAAGGACCCCGTCTACCGGCAGTACCACCACAACCTGCTCACGTTCCGCATGCTGTACGCCTTCACGGAGAACTTCGTGCTCCCCCTCTCCCACGACGAAGTCGTCCACGGGAAGGGCTCCCTCGTGGGGAAGATGTCCGGGGATGACTGGCAGAAGTTCGCCAACCTTCGGCTGCTGCTCGGCTCCCAGTACGCGCAGCCGGGGAAGAAGCTCCTCTTCATGGGAGGGGAGTTCGGCCAGTGGCGGGAGTGGCACCACGACGAGAGCCTGGACTGGCACCTCACCCAGTACGCCCCCCACGCCGGCCTCCAGCGGTGGGTGCGCGACCTGAACGCGCTCTACCGGAGCGAGCCGGCGCTCTTCGAGCTGGACTGCGACCCCGCCGGCTTCGAGTGGGTGGATCCCCACGACTCGCAGCAGAGCGTGCTGAGCTTCCTCCGGAAAGGGCGCTCGAGCGACACCCTCCTGCTCGTGGTGGCCAACTTCACCCCCGTCCCTCGTCCCGAGTACCGGCTGGGGGTGCCCCGGGGCGGGTTCTGGGAGGAAGTGCTGAACAGCGATGCCGGGGACTACGGGGGAAGCGGCTGGGGCAACCTGGGGGGCGTCCAGAGCGCGCCGGTCTCCTCGCACGGCCGGCCGCACTCCCTCTGCCTCACCCTGCCGCCGCTGGCGGTGGTGTTCCTCAGAAGCCGGGGGGCCGCGCGCTGA
- the malQ gene encoding 4-alpha-glucanotransferase, translated as MTASRGTRGPALRHLARLYGLQTAYHDVVADRRREASPEALLAVLRALGAPVGDLRDVPGALREGYEARWQRLCEPVLVAWDGGPVRVRLRLPAGLADGTAACELQQETGEVRRWTCDLSSLPSADGVEVEGRRYVSRRLLLPPGGLPWGYHRLRLEIADRRVESLLIAAPLRAFGALDGEAGRSWGVFLPLYALHSARSWGAGDLADLEALATWVAELGGELVGTLPLLPAFLDEPYDPSPYAPASRLFWNELYLDVTRTPDLERSPAAQALLASPAVQAELTALRGMPLVDPRRAMALKRRILEALARTFFSGDGDWQRAFRRFAEGHQALEDYARFRAAGERRGAPWPDWPLPQRDGLLTPGDYDEEARRYHLYVQWLAHDQLRHLAEAGQARGVGVQLDLPLGVHPASYDVWRERALFVPEMSGGAPPDGFFIKGQNWGCPPLHPERIRTQGYRYPIACLRHHLALARVLRIDHLMGLHRLFWIPPGMPVEEGVYVRYRAEELYAILTLESCRHRTLLVGEDLGTVPPSVRPAMARHHIQRTYVLPFEMAPDPQAALCAPSDTFLASLNTHDMRPFAGFWQGLDIRDRVELGLLAEAQAREERRGREALKEALVAYLQRTGRLPKGRVEPADVLRACLAFLAASAARIVLVNLEDLWLEAEPQNTPGTRDERPNWRRRARYPLEAIRQMPQVLEALCAVDRGRKEVLTPR; from the coding sequence GTGACGGCCTCGCGCGGCACGCGGGGGCCTGCGCTCCGCCACCTCGCCCGCCTGTACGGCCTGCAGACCGCCTACCACGACGTCGTCGCGGACCGCCGCCGGGAAGCCTCCCCGGAGGCCCTGCTGGCGGTTCTCCGGGCGCTGGGCGCCCCGGTTGGCGACCTCCGGGACGTCCCCGGCGCGCTGCGGGAGGGATATGAGGCCCGCTGGCAGCGGCTCTGTGAACCGGTGCTCGTTGCATGGGACGGTGGCCCGGTCCGGGTCAGACTCCGGTTGCCGGCGGGCCTGGCGGACGGGACCGCGGCGTGCGAGCTGCAGCAGGAGACCGGCGAGGTGCGGCGGTGGACGTGTGACCTCTCGAGCCTCCCCTCTGCGGATGGCGTGGAGGTGGAGGGGAGGCGGTACGTGAGCCGCCGCCTCCTCCTCCCCCCGGGGGGGCTGCCCTGGGGATACCATCGGCTGCGCCTGGAGATTGCTGACCGGCGCGTCGAGAGCCTGCTCATCGCCGCCCCGCTCCGGGCCTTCGGAGCGCTCGACGGGGAGGCGGGCAGGAGCTGGGGGGTCTTCCTCCCCCTGTACGCCCTGCACTCCGCCCGGAGCTGGGGCGCGGGGGATCTCGCCGACCTGGAGGCGCTGGCGACCTGGGTGGCGGAGCTGGGAGGCGAACTGGTCGGCACGCTCCCGCTCCTTCCGGCGTTCCTCGACGAGCCCTACGATCCGAGCCCCTATGCGCCCGCCAGCCGGCTCTTCTGGAACGAACTCTACCTCGATGTGACCCGGACCCCGGACCTCGAGCGGTCTCCTGCGGCGCAGGCCCTCCTGGCCTCGCCCGCGGTCCAGGCGGAGCTCACGGCCCTGCGCGGGATGCCCCTCGTGGATCCCCGGCGCGCGATGGCGCTCAAGCGCCGGATCCTGGAAGCGCTGGCGCGGACCTTCTTCTCAGGCGACGGCGACTGGCAGCGCGCCTTCCGCCGGTTCGCCGAGGGGCACCAGGCGCTCGAGGACTATGCCCGCTTTCGGGCCGCCGGCGAGCGCCGGGGGGCCCCCTGGCCCGACTGGCCGCTGCCGCAGCGGGACGGCCTCCTCACGCCGGGCGATTACGATGAGGAGGCGAGGCGCTATCACCTGTACGTGCAGTGGCTCGCCCACGACCAGCTCCGCCATCTCGCGGAGGCGGGGCAGGCGCGGGGGGTGGGTGTGCAGCTCGACCTGCCCCTCGGGGTGCACCCGGCCAGCTACGACGTGTGGCGGGAGCGGGCGCTGTTCGTCCCGGAGATGTCCGGCGGCGCGCCCCCGGATGGCTTCTTCATCAAGGGGCAGAACTGGGGATGCCCGCCGCTGCACCCCGAGCGGATCCGGACCCAGGGCTACCGCTATCCCATCGCCTGCCTGCGCCATCACCTCGCGCTCGCGCGGGTCCTCCGGATTGATCATCTGATGGGCCTCCACCGGCTCTTCTGGATTCCCCCGGGGATGCCGGTCGAGGAGGGCGTGTACGTCCGGTACCGCGCGGAGGAGCTCTACGCGATCCTGACCCTGGAGTCGTGCCGCCACCGGACGCTCCTGGTCGGGGAGGATCTGGGCACCGTTCCCCCTTCGGTCCGACCGGCCATGGCGCGACACCATATCCAGCGGACGTACGTCCTCCCCTTCGAGATGGCCCCCGATCCGCAGGCGGCCCTGTGTGCCCCGTCGGACACCTTCCTCGCGAGCCTCAACACCCACGACATGCGCCCCTTCGCCGGCTTCTGGCAGGGCCTGGACATCCGCGATCGGGTGGAGCTCGGCCTGCTGGCGGAAGCGCAGGCGCGGGAGGAGCGCCGCGGGCGCGAGGCCCTGAAGGAGGCCCTGGTCGCCTACCTCCAGCGCACGGGTCGCCTGCCGAAGGGGCGGGTGGAGCCCGCTGACGTCCTGCGGGCCTGCCTCGCGTTCCTGGCCGCCAGCGCGGCCCGGATCGTCCTGGTGAACCTGGAGGATCTGTGGCTGGAGGCGGAACCGCAGAACACCCCCGGGACACGCGACGAGCGCCCCAACTGGCGACGCAGGGCGCGCTACCCTCTGGAGGCCATCCGGCAGATGCCCCAGGTCCTCGAAGCCCTGTGCGCGGTGGACCGGGGGCGGAAGGAGGTCCTGACCCCCCGATGA
- the treS gene encoding maltose alpha-D-glucosyltransferase, giving the protein MTRERGRQEDGPRAADPGWYKDAVLYELHVRAFADSDGDGIGDFRGLAERLDYLQDLGVTALWLLPFYPSPLKDDGYDIADYTSVHPAYGTLADFKAFLREAHRRGLRVVTELVLNHTSDQHPWFQRARRAPPGSSWRDFYVWSDTPEKYREARVIFKDFETSNWRWDPVAGAYYWHRFYPHQPDLNYANPEVQRAILQVVDFWLGMGVDGLRMDAVPYLHEQEGTTCENLPETHAFLKALRRHVDEKFGDRMLLGEANQWPEDAVAYFGTGDECHMAFHFPLMPRMFMAVRMEDRYPIIDILEQTPPIPETCQWALFLRNHDELTLEMVTDEERDYMYRVYAHDRQARINLGIRRRLLPLLAKDRKKFELMNALLFSLPGTPVIYYGDEIGMGDNIFLGDRNGVRTPMQWSADRNAGFSRANPQRLYLPVSIDPDYHYEVVNVETCQNNPHSPLWWMRRLIALRRRFRALGRGTLELLNPENRKVLAFIRRCEEERVLVLANLSRFTQYVELDLSGVEGMVPVEIFGRTEFPVIGKHPYFLTLGPHGFYWFMMKPQAVASVEVAAAAEAQVPTLPVAGGWESVFRREGKAALESILPAYMQSRRWFGGNAQGLKAAALVDAVPLPHAAVGAHITLVQVEYLEGDPETYLLLLAVASGEQADRVRAEAPHVVLARLTGRNGDGILYDALREGSVCEALLEAIGRHRRFRGAGGEIVAWPARAFRALRGPAESALAPSLLKADQSNSSVVYGDRLILKLFRRLDEGVNPDLEIGAFLTERAAFAHIAPVAGALEYRQGQGEPMTLAILQGFVPNQGDAWNYTLDALDQYFEHVAAHRTPAPEAAGGQQLPRTLFEEPLPPLAHELLGSYAEVARLLGQRTGELHVALASAPDDPSFAPEAVSPYYQRALYQSMRNLTGQVFRLLRRHAKDGPEALREDARKVLDLEGEALRRFRAVLERKLTAMRIRIHGDYHLGQVLYTGKDFVIIDFEGETARSLSERRIKRSPLRDVAGMLRSFHAAAYSALFAQVREAGRPEDLAVLEPWARLWTRWVSSAFLRAYRDAAAAGSFLPRAEEELAALLDAYVLEKAIAQLGTALAARPDRVLLPLKGILQYLEAGG; this is encoded by the coding sequence ATGACGCGGGAGCGGGGCCGGCAGGAGGACGGGCCGCGCGCCGCGGACCCGGGCTGGTACAAGGACGCGGTCCTCTACGAGCTGCACGTCCGGGCCTTCGCCGACAGCGACGGCGACGGCATCGGGGACTTCCGCGGACTCGCCGAGCGGCTGGACTACCTCCAGGACCTCGGGGTCACCGCGCTCTGGCTCCTCCCCTTCTATCCCTCCCCCCTGAAGGACGACGGCTACGACATCGCCGATTACACGAGCGTCCACCCGGCCTACGGGACGCTCGCGGACTTCAAGGCCTTCCTGCGGGAGGCCCACCGGCGGGGGCTCCGGGTCGTCACCGAGCTGGTGCTGAACCACACGTCGGACCAGCACCCCTGGTTCCAGCGGGCGCGGCGGGCGCCGCCGGGAAGCAGCTGGCGCGATTTCTACGTGTGGAGCGACACCCCGGAGAAGTACCGGGAGGCCCGGGTCATCTTCAAGGACTTCGAGACCTCCAACTGGAGATGGGACCCCGTCGCCGGCGCGTACTACTGGCACCGGTTCTACCCCCACCAGCCGGACCTGAACTACGCGAACCCCGAGGTCCAGCGGGCGATTCTCCAGGTAGTGGACTTCTGGCTGGGGATGGGAGTGGACGGCCTCCGGATGGACGCCGTCCCCTACCTGCACGAGCAGGAGGGCACGACCTGCGAGAACCTGCCGGAGACGCACGCCTTCCTGAAGGCGCTGCGGCGCCATGTGGACGAGAAGTTCGGGGATCGGATGCTGCTGGGGGAGGCCAACCAGTGGCCCGAGGACGCCGTCGCCTACTTCGGCACCGGGGACGAGTGCCACATGGCGTTCCATTTCCCCTTGATGCCGCGGATGTTCATGGCCGTCCGGATGGAGGACCGGTACCCCATCATCGACATCCTGGAGCAGACCCCCCCGATTCCGGAGACCTGCCAGTGGGCCCTGTTCCTCCGGAACCACGACGAGCTGACTCTGGAGATGGTCACCGACGAGGAACGGGACTACATGTACCGGGTATACGCGCACGACCGCCAGGCCCGGATCAACCTGGGGATCCGCCGCCGCCTCCTCCCGCTGCTGGCCAAGGACCGGAAGAAGTTCGAGCTGATGAACGCCCTCCTCTTCTCCCTGCCGGGAACCCCGGTGATCTACTACGGGGACGAGATCGGGATGGGGGACAACATTTTCCTGGGGGACCGGAACGGCGTCCGCACCCCGATGCAGTGGAGCGCGGACCGGAACGCCGGCTTCTCCCGGGCCAACCCCCAGCGCCTCTACCTGCCGGTCAGTATCGATCCCGATTACCACTACGAAGTGGTGAACGTGGAGACCTGCCAGAACAACCCCCACTCCCCCCTCTGGTGGATGCGGCGGCTCATCGCCCTGCGCCGGCGCTTCCGGGCCTTGGGGCGCGGGACCCTGGAGCTCCTGAACCCGGAGAACCGGAAGGTCCTGGCCTTCATCCGGCGCTGCGAGGAGGAGCGCGTCCTCGTCCTGGCCAACCTCTCCCGCTTCACGCAGTACGTCGAGCTGGACCTCTCCGGGGTCGAGGGGATGGTGCCGGTAGAGATCTTCGGGCGCACGGAGTTCCCGGTGATCGGGAAGCACCCCTACTTCTTGACCCTGGGCCCCCACGGCTTCTACTGGTTCATGATGAAGCCCCAGGCCGTCGCCTCCGTGGAGGTGGCGGCCGCCGCCGAGGCCCAGGTTCCCACGCTGCCGGTGGCCGGGGGGTGGGAGAGCGTCTTCCGGAGAGAGGGGAAGGCCGCCCTGGAGAGCATCCTTCCGGCCTACATGCAGAGCCGCCGCTGGTTCGGGGGGAACGCACAGGGCCTCAAGGCGGCCGCGCTGGTGGACGCCGTCCCCCTCCCGCACGCCGCGGTGGGGGCGCACATCACCCTGGTGCAGGTCGAATACCTGGAGGGAGACCCGGAGACCTACCTGCTCCTCCTGGCCGTGGCCTCGGGGGAGCAGGCGGATCGGGTGCGCGCGGAGGCCCCCCACGTGGTCCTGGCCCGCCTGACCGGGCGGAACGGGGACGGGATCCTCTACGATGCCCTGCGGGAGGGGAGCGTCTGCGAGGCCCTCCTGGAGGCCATCGGCCGCCACCGGCGCTTCCGGGGGGCCGGGGGGGAGATCGTGGCCTGGCCCGCCCGGGCCTTCCGGGCCCTCCGGGGCCCGGCGGAGAGTGCCCTGGCCCCCTCGCTCCTGAAGGCGGACCAGAGCAACAGCTCGGTCGTCTACGGGGACCGGTTGATCCTGAAGCTCTTCCGCCGCTTGGACGAGGGGGTCAATCCGGACCTGGAGATCGGGGCGTTCCTCACGGAGCGGGCCGCCTTCGCTCACATCGCACCCGTCGCGGGGGCCCTGGAGTACCGGCAGGGGCAGGGGGAGCCGATGACCCTGGCCATCCTCCAGGGGTTCGTGCCGAATCAGGGGGATGCCTGGAACTACACGCTCGACGCGCTGGACCAGTACTTCGAGCACGTCGCGGCCCACCGGACGCCGGCGCCGGAGGCCGCGGGCGGCCAGCAGCTCCCGCGGACTCTCTTCGAGGAGCCCCTCCCCCCCCTGGCGCACGAGCTGCTCGGCAGCTACGCGGAGGTCGCCCGGCTGCTCGGCCAGCGGACCGGGGAGCTCCACGTCGCGCTCGCGTCGGCCCCCGACGACCCGAGCTTCGCCCCGGAGGCCGTCTCCCCCTACTACCAGCGCGCCCTCTACCAGTCCATGCGGAATCTGACGGGTCAGGTCTTCCGGCTGCTGCGCCGGCACGCGAAGGACGGCCCGGAGGCCCTGCGGGAGGATGCCCGGAAGGTCTTGGACCTGGAGGGGGAAGCCCTCAGGCGCTTCCGGGCCGTCCTCGAGCGGAAGCTCACCGCCATGCGGATCCGGATCCACGGCGACTACCACCTCGGGCAGGTGCTCTACACCGGGAAGGACTTCGTGATCATTGACTTCGAGGGGGAGACGGCCCGCTCCCTGAGCGAGCGCCGGATCAAGCGGTCCCCCCTGCGCGATGTCGCGGGGATGCTCCGCTCCTTCCACGCGGCCGCCTACAGCGCCCTGTTCGCCCAGGTGCGGGAGGCGGGGCGCCCCGAGGACCTCGCGGTGCTGGAGCCGTGGGCACGCCTCTGGACCCGCTGGGTCTCCTCGGCCTTCCTGAGGGCCTACCGCGACGCCGCCGCGGCCGGGTCTTTCCTCCCCCGGGCGGAGGAGGAGCTGGCGGCCCTGCTGGATGCCTACGTCCTGGAGAAGGCGATCGCCCAATTGGGGACCGCCCTCGCCGCTCGGCCCGACCGGGTGCTGCTGCCCCTCAAGGGCATCCTGCAGTATCTGGAGGCCGGAGGGTGA
- the ilvD gene encoding dihydroxy-acid dehydratase has translation MSPQRRHRSRLILEGPDRAPARTYFKAIGFKDEDLAKPLIGVAHCWIGITPCNANHRRLAERVKEGVRAAGGTPIEYNTIAVTDGIAMGTEGMKASLVSREVIADSVEVVARGHLFDAVVAISGCDKTIPGTVMGLIRLDVPGLMLYSGSILYGEYRGRRLTVQDVFEAVGAFNARRISAEELRAIENHACPGEGACGGQFTANTMATAFEMLGISPMGLNGIPAPDPKKDEAAFDCGRLVMELLRKGVTARRLITRKALLNAIAGVLATGGSTNAVLHLLALAREAEVKLSIDDFDRVSRKTPLLADLKPWGRFTAPEMYQAGGMPVVAKRLLDAGLLAPDEMTVTGRTIGAEARAARETPGQQVIRPLGEPLKATGGLAVLRGTVAPEGCVAKVAGHERMTHRGPARVFDREEDAFAAIKAGKIKAGDVIVIRYEGPKGGPGMREMLAVTGALHGAGLGESVALITDGRFSGATHGFMVGHVAPEAANGGPIAALKTGDTIVLDIARRRLDVELPAAEIKKRLAKWKPPAPRYRSGVMAKYARLVSSASEGAVTG, from the coding sequence ATGAGCCCGCAGCGAAGGCACCGGAGCCGTTTGATCCTCGAGGGGCCTGACCGCGCACCGGCACGGACCTATTTCAAGGCGATCGGCTTCAAGGACGAGGACCTGGCGAAGCCGCTAATCGGGGTCGCGCACTGCTGGATCGGTATCACGCCCTGCAACGCCAACCACCGGCGCCTCGCGGAGCGGGTCAAGGAAGGGGTTCGGGCCGCCGGTGGAACGCCGATCGAGTACAACACCATCGCCGTCACCGATGGCATCGCGATGGGGACCGAAGGGATGAAGGCCTCGCTCGTGAGCCGCGAGGTGATCGCCGACTCCGTGGAGGTGGTTGCCCGCGGCCACCTGTTCGACGCCGTGGTGGCGATCTCCGGGTGCGACAAGACCATCCCCGGGACGGTCATGGGCCTGATCCGGCTCGACGTTCCGGGCCTGATGCTCTACAGCGGCTCCATCCTCTACGGCGAGTATCGGGGGCGCCGTCTCACCGTCCAGGACGTCTTCGAGGCGGTCGGGGCCTTCAACGCGCGCCGAATCTCGGCGGAGGAGTTGCGGGCCATCGAGAACCACGCCTGTCCCGGGGAGGGAGCCTGCGGCGGCCAGTTCACGGCCAACACGATGGCGACGGCCTTCGAGATGCTCGGCATCTCCCCCATGGGCCTCAACGGGATCCCGGCCCCCGACCCGAAGAAGGACGAGGCCGCCTTCGACTGCGGGCGGCTGGTGATGGAGCTGCTCCGGAAGGGGGTCACGGCGCGCCGGCTCATCACGCGGAAGGCCCTGCTGAACGCGATCGCCGGGGTGCTGGCGACGGGCGGGTCCACCAATGCGGTCCTGCACCTGCTGGCCCTCGCCCGCGAGGCCGAGGTCAAGCTGTCCATTGATGACTTCGACCGCGTCTCCCGGAAGACCCCCCTGCTGGCGGACCTCAAGCCGTGGGGTCGCTTCACCGCGCCCGAGATGTACCAGGCGGGCGGGATGCCCGTGGTGGCCAAGCGCCTCCTGGACGCGGGACTGCTCGCGCCCGACGAGATGACCGTCACGGGGCGGACCATCGGGGCGGAGGCGCGGGCGGCGCGGGAGACCCCCGGGCAGCAGGTGATCCGGCCCCTCGGCGAGCCCTTGAAGGCGACCGGCGGGCTCGCGGTCCTGCGGGGGACCGTGGCGCCGGAGGGATGCGTCGCCAAGGTCGCGGGGCACGAGCGGATGACCCATCGCGGTCCGGCCCGCGTCTTCGATCGGGAGGAGGACGCGTTCGCGGCGATCAAGGCGGGGAAGATCAAGGCCGGCGACGTGATCGTGATCCGCTACGAGGGGCCGAAGGGCGGCCCCGGGATGCGCGAGATGCTGGCCGTGACGGGGGCGCTGCACGGGGCCGGCCTGGGGGAATCCGTCGCCCTGATCACGGACGGGCGCTTCTCGGGGGCGACCCACGGCTTCATGGTGGGCCACGTCGCGCCGGAGGCGGCGAACGGGGGGCCCATCGCCGCGCTGAAGACCGGCGACACCATCGTCCTGGATATCGCCCGGCGGCGGCTGGACGTGGAACTCCCCGCCGCCGAGATCAAGAAGCGGCTGGCCAAATGGAAGCCCCCCGCCCCCCGCTACAGGAGTGGTGTGATGGCCAAGTACGCCCGCCTGGTCTCCTCCGCCTCGGAGGGGGCCGTCACCGGATGA
- a CDS encoding PAS domain S-box protein: MTLSERIIQHAADAIVVADPDGTITLWNPAAERLFGYAAAEAVGKSLDLIVPDRHRTRHWAGYKEVMRTGTTQYGTQVLRVPATRKDGSQLSIAFTVGLLKAADGRVEAIFAVLRDDSERWNTEKALRQKVAEMEKAAGAGPGARA, translated from the coding sequence ATGACGCTGAGCGAGCGGATCATCCAGCATGCGGCGGACGCCATCGTGGTCGCCGATCCCGACGGCACGATCACCCTCTGGAACCCGGCGGCGGAGCGACTCTTCGGGTACGCCGCCGCGGAGGCCGTCGGCAAGTCCCTGGACCTGATCGTGCCGGACCGGCACCGGACCCGGCACTGGGCCGGCTACAAGGAGGTGATGCGGACCGGCACGACGCAGTACGGGACGCAGGTCCTCCGGGTCCCGGCCACCCGGAAAGACGGGAGCCAGCTATCCATCGCGTTCACGGTGGGCCTGCTCAAGGCCGCCGACGGCCGCGTCGAGGCGATCTTCGCCGTCCTCCGGGACGACAGCGAGCGCTGGAATACAGAGAAGGCCCTGCGCCAGAAGGTGGCCGAGATGGAGAAGGCGGCCGGGGCAGGGCCCGGCGCCAGAGCGTGA